Sequence from the Cellulomonas fimi ATCC 484 genome:
TGGCCGAGGGTGACGGGCGCGTGCTGCGCGACCTCGACCTGACCATCGCGCCGGGCGAGCTCGTCGCGATCCTCGGCCGCTCCGGCTCGGGGAAGTCGACGCTGCTGCGCGCGCTCGCCGGGCTCGACCACGACGTGCACGGCACCGGCACGGTCGCGGTCCCCGAGCGGGTGTCCGTCGTCTTCCAGGACTCGCGGCTGCTGCCGTGGGCCCGTGTGCTCGACAACGTGACGCTCGGGCTGCGCGGCGGGGACGCGCGGGCTCTCGGGCGCGAGCGGCTCGCCGAGGTCGGCCTCGCGGGCCGCGAGCGCGCGTGGCCCACCGAGCTGTCGGGCGGCGAGCAGCAGCGCGTCTCCCTGGCCCGCTCGCTCGTCCGGGAGCCGCAGCTGCTGCTCGCCGACGAGCCGTTCGGGGCGCTCGACGCCCTCACCCGCATCCGTATGCACGACCTGCTGCGCGACCTGTGCGCGCGGCACCGGCCCGCGGTCCTGCTCGTCACGCACGACGTCGACGAGGCGATCGTGCTCGCGGAGCGGGTCGTCGTGCTCGACCACGGCCGGATCGCGCTCGACGTCCCGGTCGCGCTGGACGGCCCGCGGGACCCCGCCGACCCGCGGTTCGCCGACCTGCGCGCCCGCCTGCTCGACGCGCTCGGCGTGCCCGCTGCGGCGCGCCCCGCGACGGGAGCCGACGCCCCCGGCCCGACCGGTCACCTCGACCGGACCGCCTCCGACGACCGCACCGACGTCCACGAGCGCACCGACACGCACGACCGCGCCGACCTCTCCGACCGCAGCGACTCCCACGACACGAGGAGCACCCGATGACCACGCACACCCCGCCCACCCGCGCGCGCGGCGAGCACCGCCCGGGCCGCCTGCACCTCAACGCGTTCCTCATGAGCACGGGCCACCACGAGGCGTCGTGGCGGCTCCCCGAGAGCGACCCGTCGTACGTCTCGACGAACATCGCCTACCTGCAGCGCCTCGCGCAGACCGCGGAGCGCGGGAAGCTCGACTCGATCTTCTTCGCCGACGGCCCCGCGCTGCACCGGGACATCGGCCGCCGCCCGGCGGGGACGCTCGAGCCGACCGTCGTGCTCGCGGCCATCGCGGCGGTCACCGAGCGGATCGGCCTCATCGCGACGGCGTCGACGACCTACAACGACCCGTACAACCTGGCGCGGCGGTTCGCGTCGGTGGACCACATCAGCGGCGGGCGCGCGGGGTGGAACGTGGTGACGACCGCGTTCGTCGAGGCGGCCCGCAACTTCGGGCTCGACGAGCAGCCCGCCCATCACGCCCGGTACGAGCGCGCGGCGGAGTTCCTCGAGGTCGCGCTCAAGCTGTGGGACTCGTGGGAGGACGACGCGGAGGTGGGCGACAAGGCCGCCGGCGTGTGGGGCGACTCGTCGCGCGTGCACCCCATCGGGCACGTCGGCGAGCACTTCTCGGTCGCCGGGGCGCTGACGACGCCGCGCTCGCCGCAGGCGTACCCGCTGCTCGTGCAGGCCGGGTCGTCGGAAGACGGCAAGGACCTGGCCGCCCGCTACGCGGAGGCAGTGTTCACGGCGCAGCAGACGCTGGACGACGCGCAGCGGTTCTACGCCGACCTCAAGCGCCGGGCCGTCGAGTGGGGTCGTGACCCCGCGACGATCCTCGTCCTGCCGGGCATCGTGCCGGTGCTCGGCGCGACCGCCGCCGAGGCCCGCGAGAAGGAGGACGAGCTCGACCGGCTCATCGCGCCCGAGTACGCACGCCGCCAGCTCGCCGCGACCCTGCGCGTCGACCCCGACGACCTGCCGCTCGACCGCGAGCTCCCCGCCGACCTGCCGTCGGAGGACGAGATCGAGGGCGCGAAGAGCCGGTACACGCTCATCGTCGACCTGGCCCGCCGGGAGCGGCTGACCGTGCGTCAGCTCATCGGGCGGCTGGGCGGCGGCCGCGGGCACCGCACGTTCTCCGGCACGCCCGAGCAGGTCGCCGACACGCTGCAGGACTGGTACGACCAGGGCGCCGCCGACGGCTTCAACGTCATGCCCGCCGTCCTGCCGTCGGGCCTGGAGGAGTTCGTGGACCAGGTGGTCCCGATCCTCGTCGAGCGCGGGCTGTTCCGGTCCGAGTACGAGGGCACGACCCTGCGCGACCACTACGGCCTGCCCCGGCCCACCAACCCCCACACGGCGGCGCGCCTCGCGGCCGCGGAGGTCACCCGTTGACCCCGCAGCTGCAGCGGGGAACCCCCGGCGTGGGCGACGAGCCACACGGCGCGGTCCGACGAGACGTCGACGGCGGCGCCGATCTCGCGACGGTCCCATCGGGTGACGCGGAGCCGGCGTGCTCGACGCGCCCGGTCGAAGCCAGCGACGACGTCGATGCGTCGGTCATACGTGCGCCACTGCGCGATCTCCCCCACCAGCTGCGGTGGGAGGACGTCCAGGAACGCCGTCGCGCAGCCGCCGGCCGGGAGCCCGACCGTGTCGAACACGAGCCCGTCGCGCAGCTCTGCACAGCGCTCGAGGTGCACCACCCCGATCCTCAGCCGAACCGCCGCGTGGGCGGGCCCGACCTCGCTGCCGAGGATGCGCACGTCCGGCCAGCGTCCGCGGGCGTCAGCGGTCGCGACGTCGACGAACGTGTCGAGGACGACGGCCGTGTCGATCGGCGCTCCTCACTCGGGGGTCGGCTGCTGGCCGCAGCATGACACCGACACGCCCTCCCGAGCGCGTAGGACGCGCGCGTCGCGCGGTGTGCGGCGCGCTGCGGTGGGCCGACCAGGGCGTGACGTTCACCCGAACAGTGAGAAATCGCCCAGATCGGGAGAGTGCGGGGTCGGGTTCATGGTGGGATGGGCGCGCACACCCCACGACTGAGGAGCACCATGTCCGACCCCCAGTACCCGCCGCCCGCTGCGCCCGCGCCCTACGAGCCGGCCCCTGCGAAGGCGTCGAACGTCCTGTCGATCATCTCGTTCCCGCTCGCGGCGATCGCACTGCTCTTCGTGCCGATCCTGTTCGGCGGCGCGGCGATCGTCCTCGCGAGCATCGCGAAGTTCAAGAAGCACGAGCCGCTCGGCAACATCGCGTTCATCATCTCGATCGTCGCGACGGTGCTCGGCTTCATCATCGGCGCGATCGTCGGCGCGATGATGGTCGCGAACGCCTGACGACGGTCTCGTCGCGGTAGACGCACGACGGCCCCGGTCCTCCTCACGAGGACCGGGGCCGTCGTCGTCCCGTCAGCGCGCGAGCCACCCGCCGTCGACCGGCAGCACGGCGCCGTGCACGTACTCCGCGGCAGGCGAGCACAGGAAGACGACGGCACCCGCCACGTCGGCGGGCGTCGCCCAGCGGTGCGCGGGGATCCGGCCGAGGATCTCGTCGGAGCGCGAACGGTCGGCCCGCAGGTCGTCGGTGTTCGCGGTCGCCACGTAGCCGGGCGCGACGGCGTTGACGTGCACGCCCGACGACGCCCACTCGTTCGCGAGCGCGCGCGTCAGGCCGGCGAGCGCCGACTTGGACGCGGTGTAGCCGGGCACGGTGATGCCGCCCTGGAAGCTCAGCATCGACGCGACGTTGACGATCGACCCGGACCCGCGCGCGACCATCGTCCGGCCGACCTCCCGGGAGAGCACGAACGCGGCGCGCAGGTTGACGTCGAGCACGTGGTCGAAGTCGGCGTCGGTGTGCGACACGGCGGGTGTGCGGCGGATGGTGCCGCCGTTGTTGACGAGGATGTCGACGTCCCGGCCGGCGAGGTCGGCGGCGAGCGCGGCGACCGCGGCCCGGTCGGCGAGGTCGGCCCGCAGCGGCGTGAACGTCCGGCCGGCGGCCTCGACGGCGGTGCGCACGTCGCTCGCGCCGGACGGCAGGGAGTGGCTGACGCCGACGACGTCCGCACCGGACCAGGCGAGCGCCTCGGCGACGGCGAGCCCGATGCCGCGGCTGGCACCGGTGACGACAGCGAGCCGGCCGGTCAGCCCGAACAGGCGGGCCGTGTACTCGGCCGAGGTGCTGGGGGCGGTCGTCATGGGCTGCTCTCCTCCGGTGCGCCGTGGGCGACCGGTCCGGTCAGCCCGTGTGACCGAGGGCCGCGGAGATCCGTCGTGCGGCCTCGATGGCCAGGGGGGCCATCGCCTCGATCTGGTCGATGCTGTGCTCGAGCGTCAGCGTCGAGATGCTGATCCCGTAGCTGACGGTGTGGGTGGTGTCGTAGATGGGGGCCGCGACGCACGCGACGCCCGGGACGTTCTCCTCGCGGTCGAGCGCGTACCCGAGCCGCCGGATCTCGGCGACCTCGGCCTGGAGCTCCTCCAGCGTCGTGATGGTGTTCGCCGTCCGGCGCGGCAGCCCGACCCGCTCGACGAACCGCTCGAGGCCCTGGTCGGTGAAGCCGCTGAGGACGACCTTCCCGATCCCCGAGGTGTGCAGGGGGATCGCGAGGCCGACCCGGGACGGCATGAGGTACGGCTTGTCGGAGTCGGCGCGGATCAGGTAGACGATCTCGTCGCCGTTCTTGACCCCGACGTGGACGGTGCAGTGCGTCCTCTCGACGAGCTCG
This genomic interval carries:
- a CDS encoding LLM class flavin-dependent oxidoreductase encodes the protein MTTHTPPTRARGEHRPGRLHLNAFLMSTGHHEASWRLPESDPSYVSTNIAYLQRLAQTAERGKLDSIFFADGPALHRDIGRRPAGTLEPTVVLAAIAAVTERIGLIATASTTYNDPYNLARRFASVDHISGGRAGWNVVTTAFVEAARNFGLDEQPAHHARYERAAEFLEVALKLWDSWEDDAEVGDKAAGVWGDSSRVHPIGHVGEHFSVAGALTTPRSPQAYPLLVQAGSSEDGKDLAARYAEAVFTAQQTLDDAQRFYADLKRRAVEWGRDPATILVLPGIVPVLGATAAEAREKEDELDRLIAPEYARRQLAATLRVDPDDLPLDRELPADLPSEDEIEGAKSRYTLIVDLARRERLTVRQLIGRLGGGRGHRTFSGTPEQVADTLQDWYDQGAADGFNVMPAVLPSGLEEFVDQVVPILVERGLFRSEYEGTTLRDHYGLPRPTNPHTAARLAAAEVTR
- a CDS encoding IclR family transcriptional regulator, whose amino-acid sequence is MVSGSTPAPRTRAGDEPDQPDQPVRLGPRPDTAPGASEKTLLVLEAAMAHGRFTDVVEATGLAKATTHRILATLINRQFVVLAADGTYLPGPKILSLAGRAMARIDITAIVQPFVDELVERTHCTVHVGVKNGDEIVYLIRADSDKPYLMPSRVGLAIPLHTSGIGKVVLSGFTDQGLERFVERVGLPRRTANTITTLEELQAEVAEIRRLGYALDREENVPGVACVAAPIYDTTHTVSYGISISTLTLEHSIDQIEAMAPLAIEAARRISAALGHTG
- a CDS encoding SDR family oxidoreductase, which translates into the protein MTTAPSTSAEYTARLFGLTGRLAVVTGASRGIGLAVAEALAWSGADVVGVSHSLPSGASDVRTAVEAAGRTFTPLRADLADRAAVAALAADLAGRDVDILVNNGGTIRRTPAVSHTDADFDHVLDVNLRAAFVLSREVGRTMVARGSGSIVNVASMLSFQGGITVPGYTASKSALAGLTRALANEWASSGVHVNAVAPGYVATANTDDLRADRSRSDEILGRIPAHRWATPADVAGAVVFLCSPAAEYVHGAVLPVDGGWLAR